The following are encoded in a window of Rubellicoccus peritrichatus genomic DNA:
- a CDS encoding prenyltransferase/squalene oxidase repeat-containing protein encodes MNASFFHRITSISLLLFLSSSLQTNGENNSPEKSKPVDISLRNEVENAIHQSLTVLSKSQQFDGYWSTSDYPGLTALILKAYLKTPVDSEKWANSETVADSVAFILSTVQEDGGIYSRGLQSYNTAISLMALNAYNTPLTSEKPKIDDVDMDAIISKARAFLVDQQQIFESGDNLPYSGGIGYGNSYKHSDLSNTSLAIQALKETRKIVESDQMDADLDWEAAIKFVENTQNLPEVNHQPWASDDPANRGGFVYFPGDSKAGAMKLKSGRTALRSYGSMSYAGLMSFLYAGLEPDDERVVAAVDWLQKNYTLDENPGMGQEGLYYYYYTMAKALDAYGSDTLVLEDGTEIDWRKNLAKRLISLQKHPGYWVNENGRWMESDPNIVTAYSLLALEILYPGL; translated from the coding sequence ATGAACGCATCCTTCTTTCACCGAATAACGAGTATAAGTCTGCTGCTTTTCCTCTCCTCATCGTTGCAAACCAATGGTGAAAATAACAGCCCAGAAAAGTCAAAGCCGGTGGACATTTCGCTTCGCAACGAAGTTGAGAATGCGATCCATCAGAGCCTAACCGTCCTTTCCAAGTCTCAGCAATTTGACGGATACTGGTCAACCAGTGACTACCCGGGACTGACAGCGCTGATTCTCAAAGCATACTTAAAAACACCCGTGGATTCGGAGAAATGGGCAAACTCTGAAACCGTAGCCGATAGCGTTGCCTTCATATTATCTACGGTTCAAGAGGATGGCGGTATTTACTCAAGAGGACTCCAATCCTACAACACGGCCATTTCGCTCATGGCATTGAATGCCTACAACACCCCACTCACTTCTGAAAAGCCAAAGATCGATGATGTGGATATGGATGCAATCATCTCGAAAGCACGAGCATTTCTTGTCGACCAGCAGCAAATATTCGAAAGCGGTGATAATCTGCCATACTCAGGTGGCATTGGCTACGGCAACAGCTATAAACACTCAGATCTTTCGAATACTTCACTCGCTATCCAAGCACTAAAGGAGACTCGAAAAATCGTTGAGAGCGATCAAATGGATGCGGATCTGGATTGGGAAGCTGCAATCAAATTTGTCGAAAACACTCAGAATCTACCAGAGGTGAATCATCAGCCATGGGCTAGTGATGATCCGGCCAACCGTGGCGGTTTTGTATATTTTCCCGGCGACAGTAAAGCGGGAGCGATGAAACTCAAGTCCGGCAGAACAGCCCTGAGATCCTACGGTAGTATGAGCTATGCAGGATTGATGAGTTTTCTCTATGCAGGCTTGGAGCCCGACGATGAACGTGTTGTCGCAGCCGTTGATTGGTTGCAGAAAAATTATACGTTGGATGAAAATCCGGGCATGGGTCAGGAAGGCCTCTATTACTATTATTACACTATGGCCAAGGCACTGGATGCCTATGGCTCGGATACTCTTGTCCTGGAGGACGGAACCGAAATTGACTGGCGCAAAAACCTGGCCAAACGATTGATTTCCCTGCAAAAGCATCCCGGTTATTGGGTCAACGAAAACGGCCGTTGGATGGAAAGCGATCCCAACATCGTAACCGCTTATTCGCTTTTGGCTTTAGAAATTCTGTATCCTGGCCTATAA